A single window of Gossypium hirsutum isolate 1008001.06 chromosome A10, Gossypium_hirsutum_v2.1, whole genome shotgun sequence DNA harbors:
- the LOC107897547 gene encoding probable serine/threonine-protein kinase At1g54610, with the protein MGCVFGREVSGRPVGREERKREEIGRVSKRSEKGEEVVRDGSNSQRVEEEKAEEEEAAAAAAAFAAKARAKRKSSRPNPRLSNPPRHVHGEQVAAGWPSWLSNVAGEAISGWTPRRADSFEKIDKIGQGTYSNVYKARDTLTGKVVALKKVRFDNLEPESVKFMAREIKILRRLDHPNVVKLEGLVTSRMSCSLYLVFEYMEHDLAGLAASPAIKFTESQVKCYMHQLLSGLEHCHNRHVLHRDIKGSNLLIDNGGVLKIADFGLASFFDPNHKQPMTSRVVTLWYRPPELLLGATDYGVGVDLWSAGCILAELLAGRPIMPGRTEVEQLHKIFKLCGSPSDEYWKKSKLPHATIFKPQQSYKRCIAETFKDFPPSSLPLIDTLLAIDPVERLTATAALNSEFFTTKPYACDPSSLPKYPPCKEMDAKLRDEEARRLRAAGRANAGVKKARPRDRAARAIPAPEANAELQANLDRRRLITHANAKSKSEKFPPPHQDGTLGYPLGSAHPIDPGYDPPDVPFSTSFSYSNKAPIQTWSGPLIDSSAVGAPRRKKHMSGDGHSHSKSCKKDKNSTRI; encoded by the exons ATGGGGTGTGTGTTTGGGAGAGAGGTTTCAGGGAGACCGGTAGGGAGGGAAGAAAGGAAGAGAGAGGAAATTGGTAGGGTTTCCAAAAGGTCGGAGAAGGGTGAAGAGGTTGTTAGAGATGGAAGTAACAGCCAGAGGGTGGAGGAGGAGAAGGCGGAGGAAGAAGAAGCAGCTGCTGCTGCCGCCGCCTTTGCAGCTAAAGCAAGAGCGAAAAGGAAGTCTTCACGGCCAAATCCACGGCTGAGTAACCCACCCAGGCACGTCCACGGCGAACAAGTCGCCGCCGGCTGGCCATCTTGGCTGTCGAACGTCGCCGGTGAAGCCATCAGCGGCTGGACTCCTCGCCGTGCTGATTCTTTTGAGAAGATTGATAAG ATTGGTCAAGGAACATACAGTAATGTGTACAAAGCTAGGGATACTTTGACTGGGAAGGTTGTTGCATTAAAGAAAGTTCGTTTCGATAATTTGGAGCCGGAAAGTGTTAAGTTCATGGCTAGGGAGATTAAGATTTTACGTCGATTGGATCATCCTAATGTGGTAAAATTAGAAGGATTGGTGACTTCGAGAATGTCATGTAGTTTGTATCTTGTATTTGAGTATATGGAGCACGATTTGGCCGGACTCGCTGCTAGTCCGGCTATAAAGTTCACCGAGTCTCAG GTAAAATGTTATATGCATCAGTTGTTATCGGGGCTCGAACATTGTCACAACCGACATGTATTGCATCGTGATATTAAGGGGTCGAATCTTCTTATTGACAATGGTGGTGTTCTTAAGATAGCGGATTTTGGTTTAGCTTCATTTTTCGATCCTAATCACAAGCAGCCAATGACTAGTAGGGTGGTTACACTTTGGTATCGACCTCCAGAGCTCCTTCTTGGTGCCACCGATTATGGTGTTGGTGTGGATCTCTGGAGTGCTGGCTGCATTCTAGCTGAGTTATTAGCTGGAAGGCCCATCATGCCTGGTCGCACCGAG GTGGAGCAATTACACAAGATATTCAAACTATGCGGCTCTCCTTCAGATGAATATTGGAAAAAGTCAAAGTTGCCACATGCAACCATATTTAAGCCTCAACAATCATATAAACGATGTATAGCTGAAACTTTTAAGGATTTTCCACCATCATCATTGCCTCTGATTGATACTCTTCTTGCAATTGATCCTGTTGAGCGCCTGACAGCTACAGCCGCATTAAATAGTGAA TTCTTCACGACCAAGCCTTATGCTTGTGATCCTTCCAGCCTTCCAAAATACCCACCTTGCAAGGAGATGGATGCTAAGCTACGAGATGAAGAAGCTAGAAG ATTGCGAGCTGCTGGAAGAGCTAATGCTGGAGTGAAGAAAGCTCGTCCACGTGATCGAGCTGCGCGGGCAATTCCTGCTCCAGAAGCAAATGCTGAgcttcaagccaaccttgat AGACGACGGTTAATAACACATGCAAATGCCAAAAGCAAGAGTGAGAAATTTCCACCTCCACACCAAGATGGAACTCTTGGTTATCCTTTGGGTTCTGCACATCCGATAGATCCTGGTTATGATCCACCCGATGTTCCGTTTAGTACAAGTTTCTCATATTCAAATAAAGCACCAATCCAGACATGGTCTGGCCCTTTGATCGACTCTTCTGCCGTTGGTGCTCCTAGGAGAAAGAAGCACATGTCAGGTGATGGTCATTCACATTCAAAGTCATGTAAGAAAGACAAGAATTCGACTAGAATATAA